Proteins encoded in a region of the Vicinamibacterales bacterium genome:
- a CDS encoding NAD(P)-dependent oxidoreductase, with amino-acid sequence MTVLVADKFEKSGLDGLAAAGCRVIYEPDLQDASLTAAIGSSGAGVLVVRGTRVTAEMLDAGRLSLVVRAGAGYNTIDLAAASSRGIYVSNCPGRNAIAVAELAFALILALDRRIPENVAELRAGRWNKKEFSRADGLYGRTLALLGVGSIGREMIRRAAGFGMPVVIWSRRFAGERRPLTDLEARELGVESVLRSIAIQLAPTPAEAVAGADVVSVHVALSPDTRGMVNAALLSRMKPKAIFVNTARGEVVDYPALAHAVRERGLRVGLDVYANEPAAASAPFSDPLIDLPGVYGTHHIGASTDQAQEAIAAETVRIIRSYKDTGRVPNVVNLARRTPATHMLVVRHRDRPGVLAHVFHHLRQGNLNVQETENIVFEGAHAAVARINLDGEPPVSLCDKIKSENSDVLDLQLVTL; translated from the coding sequence ATGACCGTGCTCGTCGCCGACAAATTCGAGAAGAGCGGCCTCGACGGCCTGGCGGCCGCGGGCTGCCGCGTCATCTACGAGCCCGATTTGCAGGACGCGTCGTTGACCGCGGCGATCGGGTCGAGCGGCGCCGGCGTCCTCGTCGTGCGCGGCACCAGGGTGACGGCGGAGATGCTGGATGCCGGACGGCTGTCGCTCGTCGTCCGTGCCGGCGCCGGCTACAACACGATCGATCTCGCGGCGGCGTCTTCGCGCGGCATCTACGTCTCGAACTGTCCGGGCAGGAACGCGATCGCCGTCGCCGAGCTCGCGTTCGCGCTGATCCTCGCGCTCGACCGCCGCATCCCCGAGAACGTGGCGGAGCTGCGCGCCGGCCGCTGGAACAAGAAGGAATTCTCCAGGGCGGACGGTCTCTACGGCCGGACGCTGGCACTCCTCGGCGTCGGGAGCATCGGCCGGGAGATGATCCGGCGCGCGGCGGGCTTCGGAATGCCGGTCGTGATCTGGAGCCGGCGGTTCGCCGGGGAGCGCCGCCCGCTGACCGATCTCGAGGCGCGCGAGCTCGGCGTCGAGAGCGTGCTGCGATCGATTGCCATCCAGCTCGCGCCGACGCCGGCCGAGGCGGTCGCCGGCGCGGACGTCGTCAGCGTCCACGTCGCGTTGTCACCCGACACCAGGGGGATGGTGAACGCCGCTCTGCTCTCGCGGATGAAGCCGAAGGCCATCTTCGTCAACACGGCGCGCGGCGAGGTCGTCGATTACCCGGCGCTGGCGCACGCGGTGCGCGAGCGCGGGCTGCGCGTCGGGCTCGACGTCTATGCCAACGAACCGGCGGCCGCCTCGGCGCCGTTCAGCGATCCGCTGATCGATCTGCCGGGCGTCTACGGAACCCATCACATCGGCGCGTCGACCGATCAGGCGCAGGAGGCGATTGCCGCGGAGACGGTGCGGATCATCCGCAGCTACAAGGACACCGGCCGCGTGCCGAACGTGGTCAATCTCGCGCGGCGCACCCCCGCCACGCACATGCTCGTCGTGCGGCACCGCGACCGGCCGGGCGTTCTCGCGCACGTCTTCCACCACCTGCGGCAGGGGAACCTGAACGTGCAGGAAACGGAGAACATCGTCTTCGAGGGGGCGCACGCCGCCGTCGCGCGGATCAATCTGGACGGCGAGCCGCCGGTCTCGCTGTGTGACAAGATCAAGAGCGAGAACAGCGACGTGCTGGATCTCCAGCTGGTGACGCTCTAG
- a CDS encoding DUF1015 family protein gives MSALHPFRALRPARNAAPAVSSVPYDVVSTEEARALASRNPLSFLHVTRSEIDLPAGADPYAPEVYARAKANLEALRRAAPLVEEDEPSLYFYRLRMGSHEQTGIAGCFSVDEYEQDAIKKHERTRPDKEDDRTRHIIELRAQTGVVFLTYKASPAVDRLARAVTAGEPLYDFRAEDDVHHTIWRVPAKEATALVDAFAAIPALYIADGHHRAASAARARQELHGRGDAGQADTFIAVAFPDEQMQILPYNRTVRDLAGQTPGGFLDALRRVVPVRDGVARPAGKGEVSMFLAGRWYALDLSKAAPEDGSRAAALDVAKLQHHVLGPLLKIGDVRTDKRIDFVGGARGTAALEQAVAGGRAAVAFSLHPVTIDDLMSISDEGGIMPPKSTWFEPKLRDGLLIHTI, from the coding sequence GTGTCTGCTCTGCATCCGTTCCGGGCGTTGCGGCCGGCGCGCAACGCCGCGCCCGCCGTGTCATCCGTTCCGTACGACGTCGTGAGCACCGAAGAGGCGCGAGCGCTCGCCTCGAGGAATCCGCTCAGCTTCCTGCACGTCACCCGCTCCGAAATCGATCTGCCGGCCGGCGCCGATCCGTACGCGCCCGAAGTCTACGCGAGGGCGAAGGCGAATCTCGAGGCGCTGCGCCGCGCGGCGCCGCTCGTCGAGGAGGATGAGCCGTCGCTGTATTTCTACCGGCTTCGCATGGGCAGCCACGAGCAGACCGGGATCGCCGGCTGCTTTTCCGTGGACGAGTACGAGCAGGACGCGATCAAGAAGCACGAGCGCACCCGTCCCGACAAGGAAGACGATCGGACGCGTCACATCATCGAGCTGCGGGCGCAGACCGGCGTCGTGTTCCTCACTTACAAGGCCTCGCCCGCAGTCGATCGGCTGGCGCGCGCCGTCACCGCAGGCGAGCCTCTCTACGATTTCCGCGCCGAGGACGACGTCCATCACACCATCTGGCGCGTGCCGGCGAAAGAGGCCACTGCGCTGGTGGATGCCTTTGCCGCGATTCCGGCGCTGTACATTGCCGATGGGCACCATCGCGCGGCGAGCGCGGCGCGGGCCCGGCAGGAGCTGCACGGCCGCGGCGACGCCGGGCAGGCGGACACCTTCATCGCCGTCGCCTTTCCCGACGAGCAGATGCAGATCCTTCCCTACAACCGGACCGTCAGGGATCTCGCCGGACAGACGCCGGGCGGGTTCCTGGACGCGCTGCGCCGCGTGGTCCCGGTGCGCGACGGTGTCGCGCGGCCGGCGGGCAAGGGAGAGGTCTCGATGTTCCTGGCGGGCAGGTGGTACGCGCTCGATCTCTCGAAGGCGGCGCCGGAAGACGGATCCCGGGCCGCGGCGCTCGACGTCGCGAAGCTGCAGCATCACGTGCTCGGACCGCTCCTGAAGATCGGCGACGTGCGCACGGACAAGCGGATCGATTTCGTCGGCGGCGCGCGCGGAACGGCGGCGCTCGAACAGGCGGTGGCGGGCGGGCGGGCCGCGGTCGCGTTCTCGTTGCATCCGGTGACGATCGACGATCTGATGTCGATCTCGGACGAGGGAGGCATCATGCCGCCGAAGTCCACGTGGTTCGAGCCGAAGCTGCGCGACGGGCTGCTGATTCACACGATCTGA
- the serC gene encoding 3-phosphoserine/phosphohydroxythreonine transaminase gives MASSSTTTRIFNFSAGPAVLPLEVLEQAQRDLVALPGVGMSVLEISHRSRTFEDIIQGCEADMRTLAKIPANYKILFLQGGASLQFSMVPMNLMPAGGSADYIVTGVWGQKAVKEARKVGTVKIAASTEAENFTRLPRQDELTLDPSAAYVHMTSNNTIFGTEFHWLPDTGAVPLVSDMSSDIFSRPIEVAKHGLIYAGAQKNLAPAGVTLAIIREDLLERSAATLHTMLSYKVHAENQSLYNTPPVFPIYVMRLVMTWLLKNGGLEAMGAANDRKAATLYAEIDRTGFYRGHAHADCRSRMNVTFRLPSEELEKTFAKEAAAAGLDGLKGHRSVGGMRASIYNAFPEAGVDALVAFMREFERKHG, from the coding sequence ATGGCCTCGAGTTCTACGACCACGCGGATATTCAACTTTTCTGCAGGGCCGGCGGTCCTGCCCCTCGAGGTCCTCGAACAGGCGCAGCGGGATCTCGTGGCGCTGCCCGGCGTCGGCATGTCGGTGCTCGAGATCTCGCATCGCTCGCGGACGTTCGAAGACATCATCCAGGGCTGCGAGGCCGACATGCGCACCCTGGCGAAGATCCCGGCGAACTACAAGATCCTCTTCCTCCAGGGGGGCGCCAGCCTGCAGTTCTCGATGGTGCCGATGAATCTGATGCCCGCCGGCGGATCGGCGGACTACATCGTCACCGGGGTGTGGGGGCAGAAGGCGGTCAAGGAAGCGAGGAAGGTCGGCACGGTGAAGATTGCCGCGTCGACGGAGGCCGAGAACTTCACGCGGCTGCCGCGGCAGGACGAGTTGACGCTCGATCCCTCCGCCGCCTACGTCCACATGACGTCGAACAACACGATCTTCGGGACCGAGTTCCACTGGCTGCCGGACACCGGCGCCGTGCCGCTCGTCTCCGACATGTCGTCGGACATCTTCAGCCGTCCGATCGAGGTCGCGAAGCACGGGCTCATCTATGCCGGTGCGCAGAAGAACCTCGCGCCCGCAGGCGTCACGCTGGCGATCATCCGCGAGGATCTGCTGGAGCGGTCGGCGGCGACGCTGCACACGATGCTCAGCTACAAGGTCCACGCCGAGAACCAGTCGCTCTACAACACGCCGCCGGTCTTCCCGATCTATGTGATGCGCCTGGTGATGACGTGGCTGCTGAAGAACGGCGGCCTCGAGGCGATGGGGGCCGCCAACGACCGCAAGGCGGCGACGCTCTACGCGGAAATCGATCGCACCGGCTTTTACCGCGGGCATGCCCACGCCGACTGCCGATCGCGGATGAACGTGACCTTCCGGCTGCCCAGCGAGGAGCTGGAAAAGACGTTCGCCAAGGAGGCGGCTGCGGCCGGGCTCGACGGCCTGAAGGGTCACCGGTCGGTCGGCGGCATGCGCGCCTCCATCTACAACGCGTTCCCCGAGGCCGGCGTCGACGCCCTGGTGGCCTTCATGCGGGAGTTCGAGCGCAAGCACGGCTGA
- a CDS encoding fatty acid desaturase, protein MTTLRAAVKSAYTLTNVNWITAGFMVAFHVLAVAAFWFFSWQNLLVAIALHWFAVGFGISLGYHRLHTHRGFKTSRTFEYFLALCGTLTLEGGPIFWVATHRQHHQLSDHAGDPHSPRDGGFWAHMGWILFGDTHHNNTELMGRYAPDLGRDQFYRWLNTYHWVPLTALGFILLAVGGWGMVLWGIFLRVVVGLHATWLVNSATHMWGSRRFETRDDSRNSWWVALLTFGEGWHNNHHAHPVSARHGLAWYEFDISWITLKLLSAAGIVSDLKVAKVRQPLPVEEAA, encoded by the coding sequence TTGACGACACTTCGCGCCGCAGTCAAGTCCGCCTATACCCTCACCAACGTGAACTGGATCACCGCCGGGTTCATGGTGGCGTTCCACGTCCTCGCCGTCGCCGCGTTCTGGTTCTTCTCGTGGCAGAACCTGCTGGTCGCGATCGCGCTGCACTGGTTCGCGGTCGGCTTCGGCATCAGCCTGGGGTATCACCGGCTGCACACGCACCGGGGCTTCAAGACGTCGCGGACGTTCGAGTACTTCCTCGCGCTGTGCGGCACGCTCACGCTCGAGGGAGGGCCGATCTTCTGGGTCGCGACGCACCGGCAGCATCACCAGCTCTCGGACCATGCCGGGGATCCGCACTCGCCCCGCGACGGCGGGTTCTGGGCCCACATGGGCTGGATCCTGTTCGGCGATACCCATCACAACAATACGGAGCTGATGGGGCGCTACGCGCCCGACCTCGGCCGGGATCAGTTCTACCGCTGGCTGAACACGTATCACTGGGTGCCGCTGACGGCGCTCGGCTTCATTCTCCTGGCCGTCGGCGGCTGGGGCATGGTGCTCTGGGGCATCTTCCTGCGCGTCGTCGTCGGGCTGCACGCCACCTGGCTGGTGAACTCCGCCACGCACATGTGGGGTTCGCGCCGGTTCGAGACCCGCGACGACTCGCGCAACAGCTGGTGGGTCGCCCTTCTCACCTTCGGCGAGGGCTGGCACAACAACCACCACGCCCATCCGGTTTCCGCGCGCCACGGTCTCGCGTGGTACGAGTTCGACATCTCGTGGATCACGCTGAAGCTGCTGAGCGCGGCTGGCATCGTCAGCGATCTGAAGGTGGCGAAGGTCCGTCAGCCGCTGCCGGTCGAAGAGGCGGCGTAG